A region of Pyxidicoccus parkwaysis DNA encodes the following proteins:
- a CDS encoding fatty acid desaturase, whose product MAFLDRILDPPSYGYERNGKLYVPTHREITAEFFSRLNVARSRKNWLGLFAWVTSLSFGIPLVLFFTHHFSWWLMAVGFVYSMVVIGTHGTVWFHRYSTHGAYQFKNAFFRELCRNLVIKIVVEEAYVVSHHVHHSFAEQPGDPYNARAGWLYCFLADVNHQALNKTLDRKDYAQVCKLMKHTGVRLNSYEQYQRWGSLCHPGYTALHFALNWAFWYGVFFLIGGHALALALFGWAGVWAIGVRTYNYDGHGGGKDRRREGIDFNSRDQSINQCWPGLITGEWHNNHHLYPSGARAGFLPYQFDLAWHFIRAWAWMGAITSYRDYKQDFLNRYHQPWLARAKAQDCPETERAVPDSSAAS is encoded by the coding sequence ATGGCTTTTCTGGATCGCATCCTCGACCCTCCCAGCTACGGCTATGAGCGAAACGGCAAGCTCTACGTGCCGACCCACCGGGAAATCACCGCCGAGTTCTTCTCCCGGCTCAACGTCGCCCGCTCCCGCAAGAACTGGCTGGGGCTCTTCGCCTGGGTGACGAGTCTCAGCTTCGGCATTCCGCTCGTCCTCTTCTTCACCCACCACTTCAGCTGGTGGCTGATGGCCGTGGGCTTCGTCTACAGCATGGTGGTCATCGGGACGCACGGCACCGTCTGGTTTCACCGCTACTCCACCCACGGCGCCTACCAGTTCAAGAACGCGTTCTTCCGCGAGCTGTGCCGCAACCTGGTCATCAAGATTGTCGTGGAGGAGGCGTACGTCGTCTCGCACCACGTCCACCACAGCTTCGCGGAGCAGCCTGGGGACCCGTACAACGCGCGCGCGGGCTGGCTCTACTGCTTCCTGGCGGATGTGAATCACCAGGCCCTCAACAAGACCCTGGACCGCAAGGACTACGCGCAGGTCTGCAAGCTGATGAAGCACACGGGCGTGCGCCTCAACAGCTACGAGCAATACCAGCGCTGGGGCTCGCTGTGCCATCCGGGGTACACGGCGCTGCACTTCGCCCTCAACTGGGCGTTCTGGTACGGAGTGTTCTTCCTCATCGGCGGGCACGCACTGGCGCTGGCCCTCTTCGGCTGGGCCGGGGTGTGGGCCATCGGCGTGCGCACGTACAACTACGACGGGCACGGGGGCGGCAAGGACCGCCGGCGAGAGGGCATCGACTTCAACAGCCGGGACCAGTCCATCAACCAGTGCTGGCCGGGGCTCATCACGGGTGAGTGGCACAACAACCACCACCTGTATCCCAGCGGCGCGCGCGCCGGCTTCCTCCCGTATCAGTTCGACCTGGCGTGGCACTTCATCCGCGCCTGGGCGTGGATGGGCGCCATCACTTCGTACCGCGACTACAAGCAGGACTTCCTGAACCGGTACCATCAGCCCTGGCTGGCGAGGGCGAAGGCCCAGGACTGTCCTGAGACCGAGCGCGCTGTACCCGACTCCAGCGCCGCGTCCTGA
- a CDS encoding acyl-CoA desaturase: MNPIVGLILVIYHGLALAAFVLPWRLDWVLAGFGVFLLVGLGTTLGLHRKLTHRSFDCPRWLEYALVTAAMLTLQSSPLEWVANHRIHHGHADKDGDPHTPRRGFWYSYLGWVVDDLSTDREAYKRYCRDLAQDRYYLWLLRYRWVPHGLLLALIVAVWGWQAAPCVLYLPLKLWMHAQYTVNSVCHASRLGFRSYDSPDESRNVWWVGLWALGEGWHNNHHASPRSPMLGRGPWQIDVGGLVLRLLVKLGLVTLHPAAATVHAMDGQEEGPASPRA, from the coding sequence ATGAACCCGATCGTCGGGCTGATTCTGGTCATCTACCACGGGCTGGCACTCGCGGCGTTCGTGCTCCCGTGGCGCCTGGACTGGGTCCTCGCGGGCTTCGGCGTCTTCCTGCTGGTAGGGCTGGGGACGACCCTGGGTCTCCACCGGAAGCTGACCCATCGCTCCTTCGATTGCCCCCGGTGGCTGGAGTACGCGCTGGTCACCGCCGCGATGCTGACCCTGCAGAGCAGTCCGCTCGAGTGGGTGGCGAACCACCGCATCCACCACGGGCACGCCGACAAGGATGGGGATCCACACACGCCCCGGAGGGGCTTCTGGTACAGCTATCTCGGCTGGGTGGTGGATGATTTGTCGACGGACCGCGAGGCCTACAAGCGCTACTGCCGCGACCTCGCCCAGGACCGCTACTACCTCTGGCTCCTGAGGTACCGGTGGGTTCCGCACGGGCTCCTCCTGGCGCTCATCGTCGCGGTGTGGGGCTGGCAGGCGGCGCCGTGCGTGCTGTACCTGCCGCTCAAGCTCTGGATGCACGCCCAGTACACGGTGAACTCGGTGTGCCACGCGAGCAGGCTCGGGTTCCGCTCGTACGACTCGCCCGATGAGAGTCGCAACGTGTGGTGGGTGGGGCTGTGGGCGCTGGGGGAGGGTTGGCACAACAACCACCACGCCAGCCCGCGCTCGCCGATGCTCGGGCGCGGGCCGTGGCAGATCGACGTGGGCGGTCTGGTGCTGCGGCTGCTGGTCAAGCTGGGACTGGTCACGTTGCATCCCGCCGCGGCGACGGTGCACGCGATGGATGGCCAGGAGGAGGGGCCCGCGTCGCCGCGGGCCTGA